A part of Arachis hypogaea cultivar Tifrunner chromosome 12, arahy.Tifrunner.gnm2.J5K5, whole genome shotgun sequence genomic DNA contains:
- the LOC112728667 gene encoding malate dehydrogenase 2, peroxisomal encodes MEARAAANHRIARITSHLQPPNFKDGGDVLVERAECRAKGGAPGFKVAILGAAGGIGQSLSLLMKINPLVSVLHLYDVVNTPGVTADVSHMDTGAVVRGFLGQPQLEGALTGMDLVIIPAGVPRKPGMTRDDLFKINAGIVKTLCEGIAKFCPNAIVNLISNPVNSTVAISAEVFKKAGTYDPKRLLGVTTLDVVRANTFVAEVLGVDPREVDVPVVGGHAGVTILPLLSQVKPPSSFTAEEVEYLTNRIQNGGTEVVEAKAGAGSATLSMAYAAAKFADACLRGLKGEAGVVECSFVQSQVTELPFFATKVRLGRGGAEEVFQLGPLNEYERIGLEKAKQELAESIQKGIDFIRK; translated from the exons ATGGAAGCACGTGCAGCGGCTAATCATCGTATTGCAAGAATCACCTCTCATCTTCAGCCACCCAATTTCAAG GATGGTGGTGATGTTCTTGTTGAGAGGGCTGAGTGCAGGGCAAAAGGAGGGGCACCGGGATTCAAGGTGGCAATCTTGGGGGCTGCTGGTGGAATTGGCCAATCCCTATCTTTGCTGATGAAGATTAATCCCTTGGTCTCAGTTCTTCATCTCTATGATGTTGTTAACACCCCTGGTGTCACTGCTGATGTTAGTCATATGGACACTGGTGCTGTG GTTCGCGGCTTTCTGGGGCAGCCGCAACTTGAGGGCGCACTCACTGGGATGGACCTGGTAATTATACCTGCTGGTGTCCCAAGGAAACCCGGGATGACAAGGGATGATTTGTTTAAGATAAATGCTGGAATTGTGAAGACCCTTTGTGAAGGAATTGCCAAGTTCTGTCCCAATGCAATTGTCAACTTGATTAGCAATCCAGTGAACTCCACTGTTGCAATTTCTGCTGAGGTTTTCAAAAAAGCTGGTACCTATGATCCAAAGCGGCTGCTAGGTGTTACAACCCTGGATGTTGTGAGGGCAAATACTTTTGTG GCAGAGGTACTTGGAGTGGATCCAAGAGAGGTTGATGTTCCAGTGGTGGGAGGTCATGCAGGAGTTACAATACTGCCTCTTTTGTCGCAG GTTAAGCCTCCTAGTAGCTTCACTGCAGAAGAAGTTGAATACCTGACAAATCGCATCCAAAATGGTGGAACAGAAGTTGTTGAG GCAAAAGCTGGAGCTGGTTCTGCAACACTATCAATG GCATATGCAGCTGCCAAGTTTGCTGACGCATGCCTCCGTGGCTTGAAGGGAGAAGCCGGAGTGGTGGAATGTTCTTTTGTGCAGTCCCAG GTGACGGAACTTCCCTTCTTTGCAACCAAGGTACGTCTTGGTCGCGGTGGAGCAGAAGAGGTATTTCAACTTGGTCCCCTGAATGAGTATGAAAG GATTGGATTGGAGAAAGCAAAGCAAGAGTTAGCAGAAAGCATCCAGAAGGGGATAGATTTCATCAGAAAATAA
- the LOC112728668 gene encoding transcription factor bHLH25, producing MDISSLRGLTDLEIMEDPTYLHQWHLSSIDEPTLLPIAAAFGETLQQHSFSHPSFNPKTSMETSLSNIDRPTKHLKNNSWCPTKTPSEAQFASCSTLLSFVDPNYINQLEVVKSKDEMVCPKMNDTTPKDMNFQGTLGNQYVFEASQATKHVGPRSRLSQPQDHIIAERKRREKLSQRFIALSALVPGLQKTDKASVLGDAIKYLKQLQEKVKALEEEQNKRKAVESVVFVKKSQLSNDAEDASLEYEGIFHEALPEIEARFCDKNVLIRIHCEKNRGVVEKSINQIEKLHLKVTNSSAMTFGSWALDITIIAQMEKGFCMTVKELVRNLRSAFASII from the exons ATGGATATTTCTTCCCTCAGAGGGTTAACTGATCTG GAAATAATGGAAGATCCTACCTATCTTCATCAGTGGCATTTGAGCTCTATTGATGAGCCTACTTTACTTCCGATTGCTGCTGCTTTTGGAGAGACTTTACAGCAACATTCATTCTCTCATCCCAGTTTCAACCCCAAAACTTCCATGGAAACTTCACTTTCTAACATTGACAGACCTACAAAACATCTCAAGAACAATAGCTGGTGTCCAACTAAAACTCCATCCGAGGCACAATTTGCTTCTTGCTCAACTCTTCTTTCATTTGTGGATCCCAATTATATAAACCAGTTGGAAGTGGTGAAGTCTAAGGATGAGATGGTTTGTCCTAAAATGAATGACACAACTCCTAAAGACATGAACTTTCAAGGAACATTAGGAAATCAATATGTGTTCGAGGCTAGTCAGGCGACTAAGCATGTAGGGCCACGTTCTAGACTTTCTCAACCTCAAGACCACATAATAGCCGAAAGGAAGCGTCGAGAGAAGCTCAGCCAGCGGTTCATTGCTCTATCTGCCCTTGTTCCTGGACTACAGAAG ACAGACAAAGCTTCTGTTCTTGGAGATGCTATCAAATACTTAAAGCAATTgcaagagaaggtgaaggctcTTGAGGAAGAACAGAACAAGAGAAAAGCTGTGGAATCTgtagtatttgtgaaaaaatctCAATTATCCAATGATGCAGAAGACGCTTCTTTAGAATATGAGGGTATCTTCCATGAGGCATTACCTGAAATTGAAGCAAGATTCTGTGATAAAAATGTTCTCATAAGAATCCACTGCGAGAAGAACAGAGGAGTTGTAGAAAAATCAATCAATCAAATTGAGAAACTCCATCTAAAAGTTACCAATAGCAGTGCCATGACGTTTGGGAGCTGGGCCTTAGATATAACTATTATTGCTCAG ATGGAAAAGGGATTTTGCATGACAGTGAAGGAGCTTGTGAGAAACCTGCGCTCAGCTTTTGCATCTATCATTTGA
- the LOC112728671 gene encoding L-galactose dehydrogenase isoform X2, with the protein MELRPLGNTGLNLSCVGFGASPLGNVFGDVPEEDAIASVRLAFQSGINFFDTSPYYGGTVSEKVLGKALKALGAPRNEYIVSTKCGRYKEGFDFSAERVTRSIEESLQRLQLDYVDILQCHDIEFESLDQIVNETIPALQKLKEAGKTRFIGITGLPLSIFTYVLDRVPPGSVDVILSYCHYCINDSTLEDLIPYLKSKGVGIINASPLSMGLLTESGPPQWHPASPELKVEQNVAAATELATSGIDQEALSEVETILNHVKNQTWPSGIQKN; encoded by the exons ATGGAGCTGAGGCCGTTGGGCAACACTGGCCTCAATCTCAGCTGCGTTGGCTTCGGAGCTTCCCCTCTCGGCAATGTGTTCGGCGATGTTCCCGAGGAAGATGCTATTGCTTCCGTTCGTCTCGCTTTTCAATCCGGCATCAATTTCTTCGACACTTCTCC GTATTATGGAGGCACAGTGTCGGAAAAAGTGCTGGGCAAGGCCTTGAAAGCTCTTGGTGCTCCGAGAAATGAATATATTGTATCTACCAAGTGCGGGCGATATAAGGAAGGATTTGATTTCAGTGCAGAAAGAGTTACTAGGAGCATTGAAGAGAGCTTGCAAAGATTGCAGCTTGACTATGTTGACATATTGCAATGCCATGATATTGAATTTGAGTCTTTAGATCAG ATTGTGAATGAAACAATTCCCGCCCTTCAAAAGCTAAAGGAAGCAGGAAAAACTCGTTTCATTGGCATTACGGGACTTCCTTTGAGCATTTTCACTTATGTGCTTGATAGAGTTCCCCCTGGTTCTGTGGATGTAATACTATCATATTGTCATTACTGTATCAATGATTCAACCTTGGAGGATTTGATACCCTACCTGAAGAGCAAAGGTGTTGGTATTATCAATGCTTCTCCACTATCAATGGGGCTCCTCACCGAGAGTGGTCCTCCACAATGGCACCCAGCTTCACCTGAACTTAAG GTGGAACAAAATGTTGCTGCCGCAACAGAACTTGCAACCTCTGGGATTGATCAAGAAGCTCTATCAGAGGTTGAAACCATTCTAAACCATGTTAAAAATCAGACATGGCCTAGTGGGATCCAGAAGAACTGA
- the LOC112728671 gene encoding L-galactose dehydrogenase isoform X1, whose amino-acid sequence MELRPLGNTGLNLSCVGFGASPLGNVFGDVPEEDAIASVRLAFQSGINFFDTSPYYGGTVSEKVLGKALKALGAPRNEYIVSTKCGRYKEGFDFSAERVTRSIEESLQRLQLDYVDILQCHDIEFESLDQIVNETIPALQKLKEAGKTRFIGITGLPLSIFTYVLDRVPPGSVDVILSYCHYCINDSTLEDLIPYLKSKGVGIINASPLSMGLLTESGPPQWHPASPELKSACQAAAACCKKKGKNISKLAMQYSLLNKDITTVLVGIKSVEQVEQNVAAATELATSGIDQEALSEVETILNHVKNQTWPSGIQKN is encoded by the exons ATGGAGCTGAGGCCGTTGGGCAACACTGGCCTCAATCTCAGCTGCGTTGGCTTCGGAGCTTCCCCTCTCGGCAATGTGTTCGGCGATGTTCCCGAGGAAGATGCTATTGCTTCCGTTCGTCTCGCTTTTCAATCCGGCATCAATTTCTTCGACACTTCTCC GTATTATGGAGGCACAGTGTCGGAAAAAGTGCTGGGCAAGGCCTTGAAAGCTCTTGGTGCTCCGAGAAATGAATATATTGTATCTACCAAGTGCGGGCGATATAAGGAAGGATTTGATTTCAGTGCAGAAAGAGTTACTAGGAGCATTGAAGAGAGCTTGCAAAGATTGCAGCTTGACTATGTTGACATATTGCAATGCCATGATATTGAATTTGAGTCTTTAGATCAG ATTGTGAATGAAACAATTCCCGCCCTTCAAAAGCTAAAGGAAGCAGGAAAAACTCGTTTCATTGGCATTACGGGACTTCCTTTGAGCATTTTCACTTATGTGCTTGATAGAGTTCCCCCTGGTTCTGTGGATGTAATACTATCATATTGTCATTACTGTATCAATGATTCAACCTTGGAGGATTTGATACCCTACCTGAAGAGCAAAGGTGTTGGTATTATCAATGCTTCTCCACTATCAATGGGGCTCCTCACCGAGAGTGGTCCTCCACAATGGCACCCAGCTTCACCTGAACTTAAG TCTGCATGTCAAGCTGCTGCTGCTTGTTGTAAAAAGAAGGGAAAAAACATTTCAAAGTTAGCAATGCAGTACAGCTTGTTAAATAAAGACATCACAACAGTGCTTGTTGGCATCAAGTCTGTGGAACAG GTGGAACAAAATGTTGCTGCCGCAACAGAACTTGCAACCTCTGGGATTGATCAAGAAGCTCTATCAGAGGTTGAAACCATTCTAAACCATGTTAAAAATCAGACATGGCCTAGTGGGATCCAGAAGAACTGA